In Dryobates pubescens isolate bDryPub1 chromosome 16, bDryPub1.pri, whole genome shotgun sequence, the sequence CCAACATTAATAGTGattggcttcaccagggcactCTTAGCAAAGTTCTGGATCTTCTTGGGCATTGTAGCACTGAACAGGAGGGTTTGCCGCTGGCCCTGCACAGGGAATGGGTAAGGATTTAGCACTCACATGGGTTGGTGCAAGGATTGAGCTTCAGAGTGCTCATATTGTGCCATCTCAATACCTTGAAGTAGGAGAAGATGGTACGGATGTCACCCTCAAAGCCCATATCAATCATTCTGTCAGCCTCATCCAAGGCCAAGTAACGGCAGATGTCCAGGCTCACCATCTTCTTCTGTAGCAGGTCCATCAGGCGCCCAGGAGTTGCCACCATCATGTGAACACCACTGTAGGACACAGAGAAGGCATCAGGCCCTTGTATTCCCACCCCATGAAGCAACACATAGGGAAAGCAGCATCCACTTGGCACATCATCTTTGCCCCCACACTTTCCTGAAGCTATTTATCCCAGATTTCACCTCTCAGCCCTCTGCTagagcacagcctcagccccacAACACTCCCAACCCAGAAGGTCTTACTGTTTGATTGTCTCCATCTGCTCCTTGACAGACATGCCCCCGATGCAGAGGGCACAGCGCAGTGGTGGAAAgccatcctcctgcagcaggcgaCAGTAGTACTCAATGATGCCGTGGGTCTGCCGggccagctccctctgcagaggtaaaacTTACTCATTCCTACGTTTTCACACAGGGAGCATCTGGCATTGCCACTGAATATATCAAAGAGCACTCCCACGCATCACCATGCCCCTGACACTCACTGAGGGACAGATGATGAGTCCATAGGGTCCCTCTCGCTTGGAAAACGGCAGCCGCTTCTCCTGCTCCAGACAGAACATGATCACCGGGAGGGTGAACAccaaggtcttcccagagccagtGAAGGCAATGCCAATCATGTCCCTTCCTGAGAGGCTGGCAGAGAAACAGGGCCAGTGGTGAGGGGAAGCACCACTGAATGGCTCAGATCTCCAAGGCTGAGCAAGGCGACAGGGTGCATCTGTCACCAGGGAAAAGCACCCTGTCCATGCTAccgggcaggctgcagggaggcagacACCAGCTCTAGGATAGGGCCAGGGCACTCACATGGTAGGGATGCCTTGGATCTGTATGGGTGTGGGCTGCTGgattccttttttcttcaggCCTCTCAGGATAGCTGTCAGAAAACAAGGAACACATCTATTCATGACATGAagtcttccctccttccctcctacTCACGTCCTAACAGGAGCTTTTCCACCAGTGACAAAGACCTCTTGGGCCAACAGTTAGGtgatgcagcagcactgctgggaattCAAGCTGCAACCCCTCTAACAGCAAGCATTAAAGGTCCAACAGCTTCTCTCACTGACTCGCACTTCCCAGGAGAACActgccctgtgtgccctgccaggctcctctcccagcccacCTGCTGGGAACTTCATCTCCTTGAAGCTCTTAATGGGGGGTGGGATGCCTTCCCCCTCCACCAGGATGTGGTACTTCTTGCGCACGCGGTCGTGCCGTGCCTCTGTCATGCCCAGGATGTAACGAGgtgctctccagctgcaaaGCCAACAGAGGAAAGCCATGGTACAGAATGAGGCTGGgactgcagggccagcagccaaCACAGAGGTCTCAGGGAACTCCCTGTGGGGCTCAAATACCCCAGAGAAAGCAGGTAACTCCAAGGGACTTCCTTGTCTAAGCCAGTTCCATGCATTAAATGTTTCCCTAAGTCTGAGGAAGAAGGCCCAAGCTAACAGCAGAGAATTATTTATGGATGGTGAACGGAACACGCCAAAATATTGTGAGCACATCTCAGTCATCTCTCTGACACTGCCTAGAGCTCCAGTGGCTCTGTGGGCTGCCCTGGTCTCTTCCTCTAGCTTAGTCACCTCCAGGATATGAAGATTTAACTCCAGCCTTCAGCTTTAACATAAAAGTGCTCTAGCAAACCTTACTGCATATAAAACAACATCCACAAGAACCCTACAGGCTTTGATTTTACATAGTGTAGGAAGCCTGACAGTGGAGAAAGAAAATCCAGCAGCCATAAAGCAGtgctcctcctgccaggctAAATGGCCTCTAGTTCTCTTGAGCTGTGAGAAAGTAACCTCATCAGAAAGACAACTTCTGTACAGTGAAACTCACCTGGTTTTAATTGGATCATCGTAGGTGATGCCCTTTGCCATCTCCTTCACTGACATCAAAGCTACAAGAAGAAAGCTGACAAGATCAGTGCAAACTCTCCATCTCCAGATACATTCAATGTCAGCACAGAACTACTTGGGCAGACCGTTTGGGAGACTATGTTTggagacagagaaggaaagcagcacTCTTAACAGCTCCTCTGAGTAGAGGAACACCAAGTTCTGCAGCCCACTATACCCAGAGGCCTTCCACAGAAATGTCTCAGCCAGGCAATCAAGATGCCAGCCATAGGATCCTGTTATGGTCTCCCGGATCATCCCTCTGtgtgagcagccctgggtgTTTCAAGGTAAGTAATACCTCTACTGCTCTCCAGACACCTCAGGAGACAGGTCTCAGATAGGGATCTTCGactcacctctgccctctgccacaCTCTCGAGgatcttctcttcctccttcagctgcttctccttggcTGACTCCTTCCGAGCTGGGGGGAGATTTAGGGAACAAGTGAGGTTTCAGTCCCACCAGAAGCCACTTGGTAGTAAAAACAGCCACTCCCTCACCTTCTGCCTTCTCTTtgaggtgctggtgctggtccaACAAACTGATATTGGACTGGGGCCCCAGCGGGATGTCATCCTCGTCACCCCGCTGCTCACTCCCGCTGTCTCGCTGCTCCTCCTCTGACACCACCTTCCGCCgcatctgcagcagcttctgcagctaaAAGGAAGCAGATCGAGCCAGACTGAGCGACTCTGAGTCGGGATGGATGCCCGGAAGCCTATCCCGCCAACGCCGGGCCCCGTTACCATCTGCTGCTTGCGCTGCTTGACGGGCACGTAGGGCACATAGTCTTCATCATCCTCCCCGGACAAGTCAGACGTCTCCGCCGCTTCCTCCCGCTGCCTCTGTGGGAAGACGAGACGTGAGGCCAGCCCGGGACGGAACCGGTCCCCCTCGGCCACGCTCAGTCCCGCATGGTTGTCGGTACCGTCCAGATTGAGCCCGGCCCTACCTTCCGCTCGGGCGCAGCCTCCATAGCGCCGTCTCCGCGCAACagccgcgccgcgccgcgccgccccGGATGTAAATCCCGCACGCCGGAAGTGACGTCAACCGCGACAGGCGCCGTCGCCCACGCCCCGCTCACGCGGGAGCGGAGGCAGGGCCCGACAGAGTCTCCTGGACGGCCGAACTTACGCACAAGGAGCATGGCCgtacccccacacacacacacccccgccTTCGACCCACCCCGGGgcggcagaaagcagcagacagCGGggtttaaataaaataaaaaattaaaaagttcTTTATTGGGGCCAGCACGATCCTTCCCCGCGGCGCTGGCAGCCAGGCGCCCACGGAGAGGGGGACGGGACAGCCGGGGGGGGCGTGTCACCCCGCGGGGAAGGTGGGGCAGGAGGACGGGGCGGTCCCCGCGGGACAGGAGAGCACCAGGGCCCCCCGCAGAGGAGGGGACCCCACCGAGGCTAGGCGGGGGGCccgcggggcagggcggggggcACAGTGAGGAGAGGCAAGCAGCCGTGGGTGGGTGGGGTAGTTCCCCCGCACCTCACTGGGCTGCGCTGGAAGTGGTTTTCTTCAGGGTGAAGTTGGTCCAGTTCACTGCAACCTTCTGCCGGGTCTGCTTGGCTGAATCCAGGCAGAACCTGGTAGGGAAAGGACAACCTCAgtcagctgccagcccctccccagccctgctgtcagaGCTCAGTCCCTTGGAGCTGCCCCCTCACCTCTTGAAATATTCCACTTCTCTGTCAGTCTCATCCATCTCCACCCCGTCTAGGTCCTTGGGCAGGAACACATCATCtataaaagcagagagagggtCAATGTGGCTCTACAGGCAAGGGGCTGGCAAGAGTCAGGGTGGATGGCAGGGCAAAGCAGCGCTCCCAGTACTCACCGATCGAGGTATTGGATTTCTCCACCTTGTTCCGGCTCTTCCTGCTCTTGCCTTTAGGCTGGGGGGAGCCCCCCAGTGCAGATAGGGCAGGCAActgcctgtctgcagcagccagggcaggtgacTGCTGCActggctctggcagctctgccttgccctCTCCCCTCCGGCCCTTCCACTCGCcactcctctccttctctgtcctgctgccgcagccccagggctgccccttgccattctcccctggctcagcacagctgcctgctcgCTGTGGCTCTGCGGCACTTGCCTTGGAAGGGTGCTTGGTTGCCAGAACCTGCCCCTTTGCACCAGGGCTCTCCAGCCGGCCCTGGCCACTAGGCATGGCAGTAGCACCTTCCCCTTTCTTCACCTGCCCACCCTGCCGCTTGTTCTTCCGCTGTCGGCTACCCGCAGGCACTGGCTCTGGCGGTTCTGGCCCTTTGGGCTGTGGTCCCTCCTTaggctctgggctcagcccacTGTCATCCACGGCAGAGTCTGCAGCCTTGGACTGCACCCAGATCATGCGGGAGAGGCTGGGCACGGCACTGAGGCGCTTCACCACCCCATTCTCAGCCGCCACTGGGGCTGGTGGTGGatccccagggccctcagcccaTCGGGGGCCCAGCTCACCCCGCAGCAGTGTGTGGCTCTTGGTAGGGCCCAggctcagtggtgccagggctaGGTCTATGTCCTGAAGGTCAGATGAACCATTGAGGTGGGAGAGCAGGTTCTTCTGCTCCAGGACAGCTGCCTTCTTGGGGAAGTCGTTAACATCCAGGTTGAGGTCATAGACACTGAAGCTGGCCCGGATGGAGTCCTTGATAGTGTTCTTGATCTCCTGTAGCCGGCTGCTTAGGAAGCTGTTCACccgctccagctccagctctggccactccaacagcttctcctcagccgTCTCTCTGgcttggctggctgcaggggcatgCTCTGCCCGTTTCTGGgcctctgcctccagctgggctttctccttttcctgcaaCACAGGTGCCATTAGGGTCACATTGCCTGGGCCACAGCCCCTCACATGCAGGCCACGAGCCTAGCTGTACACCAGCTTCATCATGCAGCAGACCAAAGGACCATCACTCAGCATGGTCACACCATGTCTTCCACAGCCTCAGCACTGTTTTGTGTCCTCTATGGGACTGCAACAACCACCACACTCCACACCAGATGCCACTCTGGGCACAAGGCCTCAGCTTGAGCCATCATGGCACTGTCTGTCTCCACCACAGATGCATGAGTGTTGGTCACAGATGTGGAACAGAACAAGTAGGACAGTGCAGTCCAAAGagcccaggagggctgggcgTCTGCAGGAATAGAGGCAAGGGAAGCCCTGTACAGAGCCGGCCACTGGTGTCACCtcaggggagaggggggcaTCGAAGGACACGACATTCAAGGAATCAAATACGGGTGAGAGGGTAAAGTCTTTCAAGGGAGTTGCCCCACCTCCATCCTGCAGCTTGCAGCacttccctctgcccagcctcaccttcttCTTCTGCTTGTGTCGTGCCCGCTTGGCTGCCTTGGCACTGTTCAAGGGCTTAGGCTCTGTGCTGTTGATGTAGTCCAGCAGCTCGTCCACATTGCGGTGGTCCACGGCAGgctctcctgagctgctgctgtggcccaGTTTCTGCGGCAGCTCCTCTTTCCTCTTGGTGAGACGCGAACGCAGCTTCTCCCGGATCTCAGCATAGTTGCGGCTCGTGGGAgcggctgggggctgcaggaggcaagcGCTGTCAGATGGGCAGGCACCAAAGCCAGGATCACACACAGGCTGCCCCAGCTTCCCCACAAGACTCCAccaacctccccagctgctccttcccctgaGGTCTCAGTGAGACAAATTGGTACAGTCCCCTCTGAACTCTTTCCCACTGCAAAGCTACAGGGTTTGGCTGGCCATGccaagccccagggctgggcaggcagctgtgagTCAGGAGCAAGGGGACCAGCCGTCTGCTGAGGCAGGACAGCAACAAAATGGGGAATACACATGCCAGCAGGGAATAGCCACGGCCAGACCTGCCCACCTCCACACTCTCGGCACACAGACTCCGCAACATCtcacagaagagcagagcacaAGAACCaggggtggctgcagagcagtcaCTCACTCACCGCATTGTGGCCGAAGAACTCACAGTAGCAGCAGTCACAGAACTTGCCATCTTTCTGGTTGGTAGAGGAGGAGGTGCAGGAACTGCgctctgagctgctgtcctCATCCTCCCCGAGCCCCTCATCTGCCTCACAAGGCTGTGGTGGATGGCAGCTGGTACCGTTTGGGAATTTGTGCCCTTTGCAAGAGGGctccctgaggaaaaggacagaCAGGCAAGAGGTGAGTGAGAGCCAGGGAGTCTCAAAAATCACCCCCACTATGCACACAGGAATAGTCctcatgggcagcctgtgcccaagTAGAAGGATTTGCAGAGCAGATAAACCCCCTCCCCTgtatcctcctcctcctctgaagaTGGCAGAGGAGCCCACAACAGAAGACATTTGTAGCTCCTTGCCCCCCAGGGCCTCTGGCAGTCAGGAGGCTGGGGCACCAGAGCTCCAGAAAACAATGTCCCTCTGCCAGGCCACAAGCTGAttccagggcagggagcagtactCACTGGGGGGCAGCAGGTAGCACAGGTGAGAAACGCTGGAACTGCATGCAGCTGCCAGACAGCCCCACGTGCAGGCAGGCCCGGCTCCCATAGGCACAGACTACCCAGCTCAGAGACAGGGAGGCCAGGGCATGGCCCACAGCACCATTCCTCGAGCTCCAGCTCGGGACCTGGCTGGCTCTCCACAAGGAGCACTAATCAGCAGAGAGGAACCAATGCCCGTGACTCAGTGTGCTCTCTtccagggcacaggcagcccagagagggaCAGGGGAGCAGGTGAGCAGAACAAGTCCACAGGCTTCATCTTCTTGAGGACCTTTGCTCAGTGCCACAGCTGCCCGACGGATCTCACTGACAAAGGTCCTGTTGGCCAACAGCAGGTTGACCACGTGCTTCCTTTGGGTCTTTTAGCTGGAGAAGGAGCAAGCACAGTCTCTTCTGCACCACAGTACTAAAGGACAACCGCAGGGAGAAGACATGTGGGTAGAGAAAGAGCTCAACCCTCAGAGACCAGTGGTCTGCAGCAAATACTGGCTCGCAAACACAGTGGCTCTCCACACCACCATGCAAGGCAGCTGGTCCCTTCACAGGGAAAAGCATATCCATGGGCAGGGGTGGGAGAAAGGGCACAATGGCCAGCAAGGAGACAGGctagaggcaggcagggctcctcTACTCACCTGTTCGTGCTGggcagctggtgggaggtgggagGAGGGATGAGCGAAGTACTGCAATGCCCATTGCAGGGATGAGTGCAGCCTGACAGGGGAGGTGGCATCTTCAGCAGTGGCATGTTGGCAGGGGGCAGGTGAGGGCTCTTACACGACCCTGGGCTGTGCGAGACCGTGCCAGTGGGAAGGGGCTCAGATGCCGgctttggggctgctgcctgtgcgCTGGGCACAGGGAAGAGCGCAGCCTGTGGAGAGGTGGCCAGTGGGATGTGAGGTGGGGAACCAAAGGGCCCTGGATGGGCAGGCATCTGCTTGGAGGGGATCAGcgctggcagctgggaggggaggccAGTGGGACTGTTAGGAGGAGCAGTGAGGTCCGAGTGCTGATGGTGCTCTGAGGAGTGGAAGGCctcacctgcaggcaggagcagagacagTCAGACCCCAGCTGTTCTGAATGGGCCAGAATCATGCTTGGAATCATGCACAGCCCATTTTTCCATGGGACAAACCTTGCCTCACCCCAGGTAGGAGAGCACTTAGGCAATAAGCCATCCCTGCTCACAAGAAGCCTTGGTGGCACTTCATTTCCCCCACAGGACTCACCCCTGCCCCCagaaggcagaggaaggagaaggcacTGGGGCAACAAGGACTCTGTGGGCTGGGAGGATAAGGctcaccctgcccctgggcacaaaCCTGGTGGGGTGGCCCTCCGGCACATGCTTTTGAACTGCTTCGGCAGCGTCTTGCAAAAGTCAAGTGAGGTAGGCAGAGGCgagcctggggcagtgctgctggaggtggaggacACTGTGTGGCTGTAGGGACAGGCCTTTAGCCCCAGAGCCACTGCAGGCGCCTGGCTGGCACACTCCGGAGAAAGAGCGAAGCTGGGGTGCTTGTCACctggaaggaaagcagagctaGAGCCAGCTCATAGCACCCTCTGCTTTTGGAAAGGACTCAGGCATCCTGCTGGCACTGGCGTTCAGACACACAGCCTGCCTGACCCTGCCCACCAGCGGGGTGCCCACCTAAGCCAAAGATCAGGCAGAAAGCTCTGCTCAACCCCACAGCTAGCTTCAACTCACCTAGTGCAGCAGGGGGGGCCCCGAGGGGGTTGCCCTGTGCAGCCCCGTTGGTGTGCTGCGAGTTCCAGAGGCCCGAGAGCTTGTGAGCAGACAAGAAAGAGCTGGGGTCCCAGTCCCCTGAGTTCCCGTGGCacgaggaagaagaagaggaggaggaagaagaagaggaatggGAGCCACCCCCACAAGATTGTGACTTGCAGGATGTGTGGGATAACGAGACCTGGCAAGGAAAACACAGAGTGAAGCAGCAGCGGGCTGGGAAGGGGGGCCCTTGTCCCCAGGGCATCAGCATCAAGACCCCCTCCACTGCTCTGAGACAAGGGCTCAGCTCATAGGAACTGCTCCTGTTTCGGGGGTGGCAAACAGCCAGTCCATCCAACAGCAACACAGTCTGGCTCCCAAGGCCTCTACCAGCATGGCTGTGCCAGGCTAAGGGCCACCCatttgctctgcagccactcaaaCCCGGTCACGGTTATACAAAGCCAAGCAGTAAgaagctgctcttcccctgAGCTCCACACATGGGCAGACACCTACCCTGGCACACACTGTTGTGCCAGGGAGACTCAGCGTAACGTTGAAGAGCAATCAGGACCAGAGGGGATGCAAGACAATAcagaatggagcagagctggcagagaagcAGTAGCACTGCCAGCcttgccaggcaggcagctccaacacagcacaggctgctgggcaagccTCCACAGCACCACACTCTGCCCTACCACAATCTCTC encodes:
- the FAM193B gene encoding LOW QUALITY PROTEIN: protein FAM193B (The sequence of the model RefSeq protein was modified relative to this genomic sequence to represent the inferred CDS: deleted 1 base in 1 codon); protein product: MAAAASPCRVFPPLPPSPRAGARRAVPPYWLLSWLRRVVAALAMTRRRNKAAAAAAVVAAGGSGFRRERVTASDAGPSPPPPPPPPEPPAPPEVVVAAGSSGESGRATAQVLPTTNQSVQTCCLLCHRERKDWGGPSHNGLVSPGERLPPDFVPTLVQNLLGEMPLWICQSCRKSVEEEERRAVQEQALAVSLSHTSCKSQSCGGGSHSSSSSSSSSSSSCHGNSGDWDPSSFLSAHKLSGLWNSQHTNGAAQGNPLGAPPAALGDKHPSFALSPECASQAPAVALGLKACPYSHTVSSTSSSTAPGSPLPTSLDFCKTLPKQFKSMCRRATPPGEAFHSSEHHQHSDLTAPPNSPTGLPSQLPALIPSKQMPAHPGPFGSPPHIPLATSPQAALFPVPSAQAAAPKPASEPLPTGTVSHSPGSCKSPHLPPANMPLLKMPPPLSGCTHPCNGHCSTSLIPPPTSHQLPSTNREPSCKGHKFPNGTSCHPPQPCEADEGLGEDEDSSSERSSCTSSSTNQKDGKFCDCCYCEFFGHNAPPAAPTSRNYAEIREKLRSRLTKRKEELPQKLGHSSSSGEPAVDHRNVDELLDYINSTEPKPLNSAKAAKRARHKQKKKEKEKAQLEAEAQKRAEHAPAASQARETAEEKLLEWPELELERVNSFLSSRLQEIKNTIKDSIRASFSVYDLNLDVNDFPKKAAVLEQKNLLSHLNGSSDLQDIDLALAPLSLGPTKSHTLLRGELGPRWAEGPGDPPPAPVAAENGVVKRLSAVPSLSRMIWVQSKAADSAVDDSGLSPEPKEGPQPKGPEPPEPVPAGSRQRKNKRQGGQVKKGEGATAMPSGQGRLESPGAKGQVLATKHPSKASAAEPQRAGSCAEPGENGKGQPWGCGSRTEKERSGEWKGRRGEGKAELPEPVQQSPALAAADRQLPALSALGGSPQPKGKSRKSRNKVEKSNTSIDDVFLPKDLDGVEMDETDREVEYFKRFCLDSAKQTRQKVAVNWTNFTLKKTTSSAAQ
- the DDX41 gene encoding probable ATP-dependent RNA helicase DDX41; the protein is MEAAPERKRQREEAAETSDLSGEDDEDYVPYVPVKQRKQQMLQKLLQMRRKVVSEEEQRDSGSEQRGDEDDIPLGPQSNISLLDQHQHLKEKAEARKESAKEKQLKEEEKILESVAEGRALMSVKEMAKGITYDDPIKTSWRAPRYILGMTEARHDRVRKKYHILVEGEGIPPPIKSFKEMKFPAAILRGLKKKGIQQPTPIQIQGIPTILSGRDMIGIAFTGSGKTLVFTLPVIMFCLEQEKRLPFSKREGPYGLIICPSRELARQTHGIIEYYCRLLQEDGFPPLRCALCIGGMSVKEQMETIKHGVHMMVATPGRLMDLLQKKMVSLDICRYLALDEADRMIDMGFEGDIRTIFSYFKGQRQTLLFSATMPKKIQNFAKSALVKPITINVGRAGAASLDVVQEVEYVKEEAKMVYLLECLQKTPPPVLIFAEKKADVDAIHEYLLLKGVEAVAIHGGKDQEERTKAIEAFRDGKKDVLVATDVASKGLDFPAIQHVINYDMPEEIENYVHRIGRTGRSGNTGIATTFINKACDESVLMDLKALLLEAKQKVPPVLQVLHCGDETMLDIGGERGCAFCGGLGHRITDCPKLEAMQTKQVSNIGRKDYLAHSSMDF